In Deltaproteobacteria bacterium, the following are encoded in one genomic region:
- a CDS encoding N-acetylmuramoyl-L-alanine amidase — MRSLQTTYIRRMLLPRKSDLIWLLILIFAALTPKALAQDTSLPAKLPGQKVIVLDPGHGGHDFGAVGPSGLAEKSLTLALAQEIKDILSGAYAVYLTRDGDYWVDIEKRTAIANHLRADVFVSLHAGGSFHHKAGGMAIYYFYPGTTQGRSLQQEENTVRTVDTLHLWDDIQSVHAAKSKLLADLVHRQVVAKLNPMDRGIHKAPCSVLRGADMPAILFEIGYVSHPAEEKELRDSNVLAAVAEAVGQGIREFFRQQGDCVSPRDMIEEDIGTGRGAAW, encoded by the coding sequence TTGAGAAGTTTGCAAACCACATACATCCGGCGTATGCTGCTACCGAGAAAATCGGATCTGATTTGGCTCCTCATCCTGATATTTGCCGCTCTTACACCAAAAGCGCTGGCTCAGGACACGTCTTTGCCAGCTAAGCTTCCTGGTCAGAAGGTTATCGTGTTAGACCCTGGTCACGGCGGCCACGACTTTGGGGCAGTCGGCCCGTCCGGCCTAGCCGAAAAAAGCTTAACACTGGCCCTTGCGCAAGAAATCAAAGACATCCTCTCCGGGGCTTATGCCGTCTATTTAACCCGTGACGGTGACTATTGGGTTGACATTGAAAAACGCACGGCCATAGCTAACCATCTCAGGGCGGATGTCTTTGTTAGCCTTCACGCCGGAGGGAGTTTTCATCACAAGGCCGGAGGCATGGCGATTTACTATTTCTATCCAGGCACAACTCAAGGACGGTCCCTTCAGCAAGAAGAAAATACTGTTCGGACCGTGGACACTCTCCACCTTTGGGACGACATTCAGTCCGTGCACGCAGCCAAGAGCAAGCTATTGGCAGATCTCGTGCACAGGCAAGTCGTTGCGAAGCTCAACCCCATGGATAGAGGAATTCACAAAGCCCCTTGCTCGGTTCTCAGAGGAGCGGATATGCCGGCCATCTTGTTTGAGATCGGTTATGTGAGCCATCCTGCCGAGGAAAAGGAACTTAGAGACTCGAACGTGCTGGCCGCTGTTGCCGAGGCAGTAGGTCAGGGGATAAGAGAGTTTTTCAGGCAACAGGGTGATTGCGTTAGCCCAAGAGACATGATAGAAGAAGATATCGGAACGGGGCGTGGCGCAGCCTGGTAG
- the hypB gene encoding hydrogenase nickel incorporation protein HypB → MNIPVVRNILEANERIAEENRKLFEREKVAVINLMSSPGSGKTSLLECTIDAVKDRIRMGVIEGDVQSTRDAERIAEKGIPAVQINTDGACHLDGNMVRNALAMFDLSQLDLLVVENVGNLVCPAEFDVGEDHKVMILSVTEGSDKPEKYPLMFHESSVLLVNKIDLLPYVDCSVEEIRDISLRINPNLEIFEISCRTGEGIDRWADWLSKQTKK, encoded by the coding sequence TTGAACATTCCAGTTGTAAGGAATATCCTTGAGGCGAACGAGCGGATTGCAGAAGAAAACCGTAAACTGTTTGAAAGGGAGAAGGTGGCCGTCATCAACTTGATGAGTTCGCCTGGTTCCGGAAAGACGTCATTGCTGGAATGCACCATAGATGCCGTAAAAGATCGCATCCGTATGGGTGTCATCGAGGGTGATGTGCAGTCCACCAGAGATGCCGAGAGGATAGCGGAGAAGGGCATCCCAGCGGTTCAAATCAACACGGACGGAGCCTGTCACCTGGATGGAAACATGGTACGAAATGCGCTTGCAATGTTTGATCTGTCACAACTGGATCTTCTGGTGGTTGAAAACGTGGGGAATCTGGTATGTCCTGCCGAGTTTGATGTTGGCGAAGACCACAAGGTAATGATCCTGAGCGTTACTGAGGGTTCTGATAAGCCCGAAAAGTATCCCCTTATGTTCCACGAGTCGAGCGTCTTGCTAGTAAACAAGATCGACCTGTTGCCGTATGTTGATTGTAGTGTGGAAGAGATTCGAGACATCTCCCTTAGGATCAATCCCAATTTGGAGATTTTTGAGATATCTTGCCGGACCGGAGAAGGAATAGATCGATGGGCCGACTGGCTGTCGAAACAGACCAAGAAATAA
- a CDS encoding HypC/HybG/HupF family hydrogenase formation chaperone, protein MCVAAPMKVIEIDGDIIRAELGGMTKEANLAIVDERPELGDYVIIHAGFALHRIDPEEAKITLQLWKEMGVIDEIPD, encoded by the coding sequence ATGTGTGTGGCAGCGCCGATGAAGGTTATTGAGATTGACGGAGATATTATCCGAGCCGAACTGGGAGGTATGACTAAGGAGGCCAATCTCGCTATTGTGGATGAGAGGCCGGAGCTCGGGGACTATGTAATCATTCATGCTGGTTTTGCACTTCACCGGATTGACCCGGAGGAGGCAAAGATTACTCTGCAACTCTGGAAAGAGATGGGAGTCATTGATGAAATACCTGACTGA
- a CDS encoding HD domain-containing protein, which produces MDTNHLAFFRKWFSDYVSGYYTDDPAQDQAVRLKHEHTDRVCKEIVMLGQALNLPSQDMLLTETMALFHDLGRFEQYATYGTFEDARSENHAALGLRELVKHDVLSVCSDEEQRLITKAIGYHNVRALPENELERTLFFAKLLRDADKLDIWRVFIDYYDRRYEGTNSTIVLGLPNGSVCSPKILTALHLGRMADTRDMATLNDYKLLQISWVFDVNFEPTFRAVCERRYVEKIAATLPQTREIREVVSTVLAYLQKKGRPNSLERIGKMKTAWS; this is translated from the coding sequence ATGGACACAAACCATCTCGCCTTTTTTAGAAAGTGGTTCTCCGATTATGTGAGTGGCTACTACACAGATGATCCGGCCCAGGACCAAGCTGTCAGGCTGAAACATGAACACACGGATCGAGTTTGTAAGGAGATCGTCATGCTCGGTCAGGCCTTGAACCTGCCAAGCCAGGACATGTTGTTGACCGAGACCATGGCCCTGTTTCACGATCTTGGCAGGTTTGAGCAATATGCCACCTATGGAACATTTGAAGACGCGAGATCCGAGAACCATGCAGCGCTTGGGCTGAGGGAGCTGGTCAAGCATGACGTTCTTTCGGTCTGCTCGGACGAAGAGCAGCGTCTTATCACCAAGGCGATTGGCTACCACAACGTGCGGGCCCTGCCAGAAAACGAGCTAGAAAGGACTCTGTTTTTTGCGAAACTCCTGCGTGATGCCGACAAGCTGGACATCTGGCGAGTATTTATAGATTACTATGATAGGCGGTACGAGGGGACGAATTCGACCATCGTGTTGGGGTTGCCGAACGGTTCAGTATGTTCACCAAAGATCCTAACCGCCTTGCATCTGGGAAGAATGGCCGACACAAGAGATATGGCCACACTCAATGATTACAAATTGCTCCAGATCAGTTGGGTGTTTGATGTCAATTTTGAACCTACTTTTCGTGCGGTATGCGAGCGCCGATACGTGGAAAAAATCGCTGCCACGCTACCGCAAACGAGGGAAATTCGAGAAGTCGTCTCAACAGTGCTGGCTTATCTGCAAAAAAAAGGAAGGCCAAATTCCTTGGAACGGATAGGGAAAATGAAAACAGCATGGAGTTAA
- the clpB gene encoding ATP-dependent chaperone ClpB: protein MRFDKFTIKSQELIQGAQSLAGQLGHQYIEPEHLLKVMLEQPEGISRAILQKLGASPEAVLQEVSQVLEKRPKVSGAGTGEVHISPATKKVLDAAFAEAAKLKDQYVSIEHILVAITDQKQTDAGRILAHAGVVRETILKVLVDIRGTQRITDPNPEEKYQALQRFGRDLTDLARLGKIDPVIGRDEEIRRVIQVLSRRTKNNPVLIGEPGVGKTAIVEGMGQRIVNGDVPETLKNRRLVALDMGTLVAGAKYRGEFEDRLKAVLKEVEAAEGEVIVFIDELHTMVGAGAAEGSVDASNMLKPALARGTLRCVGATTINEYRKYVEKDAALERRFQPVLVQEPTVEDTISILRGLKEKYEVHHGVRIKDSAIVAAATLSHRYISDRFLPDKAIDLIDESASGLRIEIDSMPAEIDEVGRKIIQSEIEREALRKETDDASKERLAKLETDISVMKEKIGEMKAHWQNEKDAIQTIRKVKEELERTGIEGQQAERDGNLARAAELRYGVATELEKRLEEAKKRLSELQAGRKMLKEEVDAEDVAEVVSRWTGIPVSRMMEGEREKLIHMEERLSKRVVGQNEPIVAVSNAVRRARSGLQDHNRPIGSFIFMGPTGVGKTELAKALAEFIFDDEQAMIRVDMSEYMERHSVSRLIGAPPGYVGYEEGGYLTESVRRRPYSVVLFDEIEKAHPEVFNVLLQILDDGRMTDGHGRTVDFKNTIIIMTSNVGSHWIQDLGANDRDEMEKRIVEALRASFKPEFLNRIDDIIIFHSLTSEQLTAIVDIQLERVRRRLEEQHITLELSDAARNLLAREGFDPTYGARPLKRAIQKHVENPLAMEILRGSFGEGSRVLAVEEDGRVVFK, encoded by the coding sequence ATGCGTTTTGATAAATTTACCATAAAATCTCAGGAACTCATTCAAGGCGCCCAGTCCCTGGCCGGTCAGCTTGGGCATCAGTATATAGAGCCAGAGCACCTGTTGAAGGTCATGCTGGAGCAACCCGAGGGGATTAGCCGCGCCATTCTCCAGAAACTGGGTGCATCCCCTGAAGCAGTTTTACAGGAGGTTTCTCAGGTCCTGGAGAAAAGGCCCAAGGTGAGTGGGGCCGGCACGGGAGAGGTCCATATCTCTCCGGCGACAAAGAAAGTCCTTGATGCTGCATTTGCCGAAGCAGCCAAGCTGAAGGACCAGTATGTGAGCATAGAACACATCCTTGTTGCCATAACCGACCAGAAACAAACAGACGCAGGCCGTATCCTGGCACATGCAGGCGTGGTTCGCGAGACGATCCTAAAGGTTCTCGTGGATATTCGGGGCACTCAGCGAATCACTGATCCTAATCCGGAGGAAAAATATCAAGCCCTGCAAAGATTTGGCAGGGATCTGACCGATCTCGCGCGGCTTGGCAAGATCGACCCGGTCATTGGCCGAGATGAAGAGATACGTCGTGTGATTCAGGTTCTTTCCCGGCGTACTAAAAACAACCCGGTCCTTATCGGGGAGCCTGGGGTTGGCAAGACGGCTATTGTGGAGGGAATGGGCCAGCGTATTGTCAACGGGGATGTGCCTGAAACCCTTAAGAACCGGCGATTGGTTGCCCTTGACATGGGTACGCTGGTGGCAGGGGCGAAATACCGTGGCGAATTCGAAGACAGGTTGAAAGCGGTCTTAAAGGAGGTGGAGGCGGCCGAAGGCGAAGTCATCGTGTTCATTGACGAGCTCCACACCATGGTAGGGGCAGGGGCGGCTGAGGGTTCGGTGGATGCGTCGAATATGCTGAAACCTGCCCTGGCCCGCGGCACCCTTCGGTGCGTAGGGGCCACGACGATAAACGAATACCGAAAATATGTGGAAAAGGATGCGGCCCTTGAGCGTCGTTTCCAGCCCGTGCTTGTTCAGGAACCTACTGTGGAAGACACCATCTCCATCTTGCGGGGTTTGAAAGAAAAATATGAGGTCCATCACGGCGTGCGGATCAAGGATTCTGCCATCGTGGCGGCAGCGACCCTCTCTCATCGTTACATATCGGATCGATTCCTGCCGGACAAGGCCATCGACTTGATTGATGAGTCCGCCTCCGGGCTTCGTATTGAGATCGACAGCATGCCTGCCGAGATCGACGAGGTGGGGCGCAAGATCATTCAGTCTGAAATCGAACGAGAGGCCCTGAGGAAAGAGACCGATGACGCCTCAAAAGAGCGACTGGCCAAGCTTGAGACAGATATTTCGGTCATGAAAGAAAAGATCGGCGAGATGAAGGCCCACTGGCAAAATGAAAAAGACGCCATCCAGACCATTCGAAAGGTCAAGGAGGAGCTTGAGCGCACGGGCATTGAGGGGCAGCAGGCCGAACGCGACGGCAATCTCGCCCGGGCAGCGGAACTCAGATACGGTGTGGCCACCGAACTGGAGAAACGGCTGGAGGAGGCCAAGAAAAGGCTTTCCGAACTTCAGGCAGGGCGCAAGATGCTCAAGGAGGAGGTCGATGCAGAGGATGTGGCTGAAGTGGTCTCAAGATGGACGGGAATACCGGTTTCCAGGATGATGGAAGGTGAGCGGGAAAAGCTCATCCACATGGAAGAGCGGCTTTCAAAGCGAGTGGTGGGCCAGAATGAGCCGATCGTGGCTGTGTCCAATGCAGTGCGACGGGCACGGTCCGGTTTGCAGGATCACAATCGGCCTATCGGTTCCTTTATCTTCATGGGACCTACTGGCGTGGGCAAGACCGAACTTGCCAAGGCCCTTGCAGAGTTCATCTTTGACGACGAGCAGGCCATGATCCGCGTTGACATGTCTGAGTATATGGAAAGACACTCCGTCTCAAGACTCATTGGCGCTCCTCCCGGGTATGTGGGCTACGAGGAGGGGGGATATCTGACCGAGTCGGTGAGGCGCAGGCCATATTCCGTCGTACTCTTTGACGAGATCGAAAAGGCCCATCCCGAGGTCTTTAATGTGCTTTTGCAGATCCTTGATGATGGCCGCATGACTGACGGTCATGGTCGAACCGTTGATTTTAAGAACACCATTATCATCATGACCTCCAATGTGGGAAGTCATTGGATCCAGGATCTCGGCGCAAATGATCGCGACGAGATGGAAAAGCGCATTGTGGAGGCTTTGCGGGCCAGTTTCAAGCCGGAGTTTCTAAACCGGATAGATGATATCATTATCTTCCACAGCTTGACATCCGAGCAGCTTACCGCCATTGTGGATATTCAACTGGAGCGGGTGCGGAGGCGGCTTGAAGAACAACACATCACGCTCGAACTTTCAGATGCGGCCAGAAATCTTTTGGCCCGGGAGGGCTTTGATCCAACGTACGGGGCCCGCCCCTTGAAGCGTGCCATACAAAAACACGTCGAAAATCCACTGGCCATGGAGATACTGCGGGGAAGCTTTGGTGAAGGGTCTCGGGTCCTGGCAGTCGAGGAAGACGGCAGAGTCGTTTTCAAGTGA
- a CDS encoding amidohydrolase family protein: MKINCHCHIFSLDCVPLEFRKRFFLNVRNPMHRFVHKVLRRILPEDSAFEDWLEFVDMSISEIAQKLVCEMDEAGIDICTPMMMDMEYCKKFGGGTKRFEDQIRETVAAVEAINKKYNRLRMFPFIAADPNREGVVDLVRDALDGGQFRGVKIYPVMGFTPDDKRLYPIYEYCTENSIPITAHCENGGIPGLKEYYHLADPKYWGNVLTDFPSLTLNLAHNDRTGSAWQPKIADLIKAFPNVYTDISFDTEMWFMPRRYFRDIKHMLGTQGIQDRVLYGSDWYMGRCFWTETSYLKWFLEYSKKIPWCRVEFTEQEIKRLTEDNPKEFLGLKDGV, from the coding sequence ATGAAGATTAACTGTCATTGCCATATCTTCAGCTTGGATTGTGTCCCTTTGGAATTCCGCAAGCGTTTTTTTCTGAACGTGAGAAATCCAATGCACAGGTTTGTCCACAAGGTGCTGAGAAGAATCCTGCCGGAAGACTCAGCGTTTGAAGACTGGTTGGAGTTTGTTGATATGTCGATTTCCGAAATTGCGCAGAAGTTGGTGTGTGAAATGGATGAGGCGGGCATAGATATCTGCACGCCCATGATGATGGATATGGAGTACTGCAAGAAGTTCGGAGGTGGTACAAAGAGATTCGAGGATCAGATAAGGGAGACTGTGGCAGCAGTTGAAGCCATAAACAAGAAATACAATCGCCTTCGGATGTTTCCATTTATTGCGGCTGATCCTAACAGGGAAGGAGTCGTGGACCTCGTAAGAGATGCCTTAGACGGCGGGCAGTTCAGGGGGGTTAAGATCTATCCGGTCATGGGATTTACCCCGGATGACAAAAGGCTTTATCCCATATACGAATATTGTACGGAGAACAGCATTCCGATTACGGCCCATTGTGAAAACGGGGGTATCCCCGGCCTGAAAGAATACTATCATTTGGCAGACCCGAAATACTGGGGGAACGTGCTGACGGACTTCCCCTCGCTCACGTTGAATTTAGCCCACAATGATCGAACAGGGTCAGCATGGCAGCCAAAGATCGCAGATTTGATCAAAGCTTTTCCCAACGTATATACCGACATCTCATTTGATACCGAGATGTGGTTTATGCCCAGGAGGTATTTCAGGGACATAAAGCACATGCTCGGAACCCAAGGAATCCAGGACAGGGTCCTTTACGGCTCTGATTGGTACATGGGCCGGTGTTTTTGGACTGAAACGTCTTACTTGAAGTGGTTTTTGGAGTACTCGAAAAAGATTCCCTGGTGCAGGGTGGAATTCACAGAGCAAGAGATAAAAAGGCTGACCGAAGATAACCCAAAGGAGTTTCTGGGGTTAAAGGATGGCGTTTGA
- the hypF gene encoding carbamoyltransferase HypF, whose translation MGRLAVETDQEIREKGVRTRIKGIVQGVGFRPFIYNLALAHDLRGFVSNTSEGVYIEVEGDPDFLDAFHRGIIAEKPPLAHITSIETIEQELKSYSGFTIHKSEAQEHRRTLISPDVCVCEDCLRELFDPKNRRFGYPFINCTNCGPRYTIIMDIPYDRPFTAMKGFKMCPPCEAEYHDPADRRFHAQPNACWDCGPLVRLWAHAGQEIRAGNPIEEARKWLKQGKIVAIKGLGGFHLAADATNNEAVKRLRQRKHREEKPLALMCPSLEQIRQFARVTEDEESLLNSIQRPIVILEKKPNADIAEEVSPRNRTYGIMLPYTPLHCLLFQGNDLLALVMTSGNISEEPIAIDNEEAFERLGDIADYFLNHNRDIYLRSDDSILRVLGAVPRQIRRSRGYVPIPTFLKRSLEPILACGAEWKNTICLTRGDQAFLSQHIGDLENLETLNFFEMTIEHLKRILEIEPKIIAYDLHPDYLSTQYALKQSSMIQVGVQHHHAHIVSAMAEHGLAGPVIGIALDGTGYGADGQIWGGEVLVVEPKQFERVGYFAYLPMPGGAAAIKKPWRMAVSALYEAFGEEFLKISLPFLEGIPRKRVDILIHMIKQGVNTPLTSSCGRLFDSVAAIAGVRNYVAYEGQAAVELEAAAEDDLERVYPFEIREKDGALQFLTAPIIKSVLADVNEGCSTGSISATFHNTLVALFVDVCERVRASRKFKQVVLGGGCFQNARLLVQLTEVLENQGFEVFSQAQVPSNDGGIALGQAVVADAMYKAGLAGQGRRV comes from the coding sequence ATGGGCCGACTGGCTGTCGAAACAGACCAAGAAATAAGGGAAAAGGGCGTCAGGACAAGGATTAAGGGGATCGTGCAGGGTGTTGGTTTTCGACCCTTTATTTACAACCTTGCCCTTGCCCACGACCTTAGAGGCTTTGTCTCCAATACTTCAGAAGGCGTCTACATTGAAGTTGAGGGTGATCCCGACTTTCTGGATGCATTCCACCGGGGCATCATTGCCGAAAAACCCCCCCTGGCCCATATTACTTCCATAGAGACTATTGAGCAGGAGTTGAAATCATATTCTGGCTTTACCATTCACAAGAGCGAGGCACAGGAACACCGCAGGACGCTTATTTCTCCGGATGTATGCGTATGTGAAGATTGTCTGAGGGAGTTGTTTGACCCAAAGAACCGACGTTTCGGGTATCCTTTTATCAATTGCACAAACTGCGGCCCGCGTTACACCATCATTATGGACATTCCATATGACCGGCCTTTTACGGCCATGAAGGGTTTTAAGATGTGTCCTCCCTGCGAAGCAGAATATCATGATCCCGCGGACCGCAGATTTCATGCCCAGCCCAATGCCTGTTGGGATTGCGGCCCCCTGGTGCGTCTCTGGGCTCACGCGGGCCAAGAGATTCGTGCAGGTAATCCGATTGAGGAAGCCCGGAAGTGGCTAAAACAAGGCAAAATCGTTGCTATTAAGGGATTGGGTGGTTTTCACCTGGCCGCGGACGCCACCAACAATGAAGCGGTCAAGAGGCTCCGGCAAAGAAAACATCGAGAAGAAAAGCCTTTGGCCCTTATGTGTCCCAGCCTGGAACAGATCAGACAATTTGCACGGGTAACTGAGGACGAAGAATCCCTTCTTAACTCCATACAGCGGCCTATTGTGATCCTGGAAAAGAAGCCCAACGCAGATATCGCTGAAGAAGTCTCTCCCCGGAACCGCACCTACGGCATCATGCTGCCCTATACGCCCCTTCATTGCCTCCTGTTTCAGGGTAACGACCTGCTGGCCCTGGTCATGACCAGCGGGAACATCAGCGAGGAGCCCATTGCCATTGATAACGAGGAGGCGTTTGAGCGCCTGGGAGATATTGCTGATTACTTCTTGAATCACAATCGTGACATTTATCTTAGAAGCGACGATTCTATACTCCGTGTGCTTGGCGCCGTGCCAAGGCAGATCAGGCGCAGCAGAGGATATGTGCCCATACCGACTTTTCTTAAGAGGTCTTTGGAGCCGATTCTTGCCTGCGGCGCTGAATGGAAAAATACCATTTGTCTCACCAGGGGAGACCAGGCATTCTTGAGTCAACACATAGGCGATCTGGAAAACTTGGAGACCCTCAATTTTTTTGAGATGACTATCGAGCACCTGAAACGGATATTGGAGATCGAGCCCAAAATTATTGCCTATGATCTTCATCCTGATTACTTGAGCACACAGTATGCCTTGAAGCAGTCGTCCATGATTCAGGTTGGGGTCCAGCATCACCATGCCCACATAGTGAGCGCCATGGCAGAACATGGCCTTGCGGGGCCTGTGATAGGTATTGCTCTGGACGGCACAGGCTACGGCGCTGATGGGCAGATTTGGGGCGGTGAGGTCCTGGTCGTGGAGCCCAAACAGTTCGAAAGGGTGGGGTATTTTGCCTATCTTCCCATGCCTGGAGGGGCTGCGGCTATCAAGAAGCCTTGGCGTATGGCCGTGAGCGCGCTGTACGAGGCTTTTGGAGAGGAGTTTTTGAAGATCAGTCTTCCTTTTCTGGAGGGCATCCCCCGGAAACGTGTCGATATCTTGATCCATATGATAAAACAGGGTGTGAACACGCCTCTCACATCGAGTTGCGGGCGCCTGTTTGATTCGGTGGCCGCAATCGCAGGTGTGAGGAACTATGTCGCCTACGAAGGTCAGGCTGCAGTGGAACTTGAGGCAGCGGCAGAAGACGACCTGGAACGAGTTTATCCTTTTGAAATTCGGGAAAAGGACGGGGCTCTCCAGTTTTTGACGGCGCCGATCATAAAATCTGTTCTGGCAGACGTGAATGAGGGCTGTTCAACAGGTTCGATCAGCGCCACTTTTCATAATACCCTAGTCGCCTTGTTCGTCGATGTGTGTGAGCGGGTGCGGGCGTCGCGGAAGTTCAAGCAGGTGGTCTTGGGCGGGGGTTGTTTCCAGAATGCCAGGCTTCTGGTTCAACTGACCGAAGTCTTGGAGAATCAAGGTTTCGAGGTTTTCAGCCAGGCGCAAGTCCCGAGCAATGACGGGGGCATTGCGCTCGGTCAAGCAGTAGTGGCCGATGCTATGTATAAAGCGGGCCTGGCCGGGCAAGGTCGTCGGGTGTGA
- the htpX gene encoding zinc metalloprotease HtpX — protein MGNSIKTGLLLGALTALIMIIGRYLGGHQGMVIAFFFAVIMNFGSYWFSDKIVLRMYRARPVSESEAPGLHRIVRQLAQQAGLPMPKMCIMPSESPNAFATGRNPQHAVVAVTQGILRLLDENELKGVLAHELAHVKHRDILIGSIAATIAGAIMIVASMARWAALFGGFCGRDDDEGGGMIGLIAMSILAPIAAMLIQMAISRSREYAADAAGASYAGSPRGLTSALQKISSASRHMPMKAEPATAHMFIINPLSGKSLMNLFSTHPPVEERIRRLGH, from the coding sequence ATGGGTAATTCAATAAAGACCGGTCTTCTTTTGGGGGCGTTGACCGCCTTGATCATGATCATTGGGCGATATCTGGGTGGACACCAGGGTATGGTCATCGCATTTTTCTTTGCAGTGATCATGAATTTTGGCAGTTACTGGTTTTCAGACAAAATCGTCTTGCGCATGTACCGGGCCAGGCCGGTTTCCGAATCCGAGGCCCCTGGGTTGCACCGGATAGTAAGGCAACTGGCGCAGCAGGCAGGCCTTCCCATGCCCAAAATGTGTATCATGCCTTCTGAATCCCCCAACGCCTTTGCCACGGGCCGCAATCCGCAACATGCGGTGGTGGCAGTCACCCAGGGGATCTTAAGGCTCCTGGACGAAAACGAGCTTAAGGGCGTGCTGGCTCACGAGTTGGCCCACGTAAAACATCGGGATATCCTTATCGGATCTATTGCCGCTACGATTGCCGGCGCGATCATGATAGTGGCAAGCATGGCCCGGTGGGCTGCCTTGTTTGGCGGCTTTTGCGGCAGGGATGATGATGAAGGTGGCGGCATGATCGGCCTTATTGCCATGTCTATCCTTGCTCCTATTGCGGCTATGTTGATCCAGATGGCCATATCCCGGTCCAGGGAGTATGCGGCCGATGCGGCCGGAGCCTCTTATGCCGGAAGCCCACGGGGGCTTACCAGCGCCCTTCAAAAGATATCTTCGGCTTCCCGGCACATGCCCATGAAGGCAGAGCCTGCAACAGCCCACATGTTTATAATAAATCCCTTGTCGGGAAAGAGCCTCATGAACCTTTTCAGCACCCACCCGCCAGTTGAAGAACGTATCCGGAGGTTGGGGCACTAG
- the hypD gene encoding hydrogenase formation protein HypD, whose protein sequence is MKYLTEYRDGSLASKMAERIKAISTKPARFMEICGTHTVAIFKHGIRDVLPEHIGLISGPGCPVCVTATRDIDKAIKLSRIPDVIVATFGDMVRVPGSESSLQKEKGLGADVRMVYSTMDAIEIARQNPDKKVVFLGIGFETTAPTIAAAVVAAQAQGVNNFSVLSCHKLLPPAMDALLSGGELDVNGFMCPGHVSTIIGTAPYKVVVAQYHTPCVVMGFEPLDILQGIYMLVSQIEAGEARVEIQYRRAVAPEGNPNALKTLDRVFEPCDSPWRGLGMIPKSGLALRESYRAHDAEALFDLDVPDSGEPPGCKCGDILRGVNTPIECKLFRKVCNPENPVGPCMVSSEGTCAAYYRYSQV, encoded by the coding sequence ATGAAATACCTGACTGAGTACAGGGACGGCTCGCTGGCTTCCAAGATGGCAGAGCGCATCAAGGCGATATCCACAAAGCCGGCCCGGTTCATGGAAATTTGCGGCACGCACACGGTTGCAATCTTCAAACACGGTATTCGGGACGTGTTGCCTGAACACATCGGCCTGATCTCTGGCCCGGGTTGTCCTGTGTGCGTTACGGCCACCCGTGATATCGACAAAGCAATTAAACTCTCTCGAATACCGGATGTTATTGTGGCAACCTTTGGGGACATGGTCAGGGTGCCCGGCTCTGAGTCCTCATTGCAAAAAGAAAAGGGTCTTGGCGCTGATGTACGCATGGTCTATTCGACCATGGATGCCATTGAGATTGCCCGACAGAATCCTGATAAGAAAGTCGTGTTTCTTGGGATCGGATTTGAAACGACTGCGCCTACGATTGCGGCTGCCGTGGTGGCGGCCCAGGCCCAGGGAGTAAACAACTTTTCGGTGCTGTCGTGTCACAAACTCCTTCCTCCTGCCATGGATGCGCTGCTTTCGGGCGGAGAACTTGACGTGAACGGATTCATGTGCCCCGGACATGTGAGTACGATCATTGGGACGGCCCCCTACAAGGTGGTTGTGGCTCAATATCATACGCCTTGTGTGGTTATGGGTTTTGAACCACTCGACATCTTGCAGGGCATTTACATGCTGGTCAGTCAAATAGAGGCGGGCGAAGCCCGGGTGGAGATCCAATACCGACGGGCAGTGGCGCCTGAGGGAAATCCCAATGCCCTTAAGACACTTGATCGGGTTTTTGAGCCCTGTGATTCACCGTGGCGCGGTCTTGGAATGATTCCAAAGAGTGGACTTGCCCTGCGAGAGTCCTACCGTGCCCATGATGCAGAGGCGCTGTTTGACCTTGACGTGCCGGATTCCGGTGAGCCGCCGGGCTGTAAGTGTGGTGACATACTCCGAGGCGTTAACACGCCTATCGAATGTAAGCTTTTTCGAAAGGTGTGCAACCCGGAAAATCCCGTGGGTCCTTGCATGGTGTCCAGTGAGGGGACCTGTGCTGCCTATTATAGGTACAGCCAGGTGTAA